From the genome of Perca flavescens isolate YP-PL-M2 chromosome 12, PFLA_1.0, whole genome shotgun sequence, one region includes:
- the LOC114565957 gene encoding oxygen-regulated protein 1 → MSNTPVQEEAQELPAQELSSGSGQTLPSRPLQPTSEPSSSKRVCFYKSGDYKFSGHHMVINARTFKTFDALLDALSKKVPLPFGVRTITTPRGTHLVKALDGLHDGGSYVCSDQKRVKPFNLDEVNRRQVPWNTTRPFSAGRRKRQGPKFGRRNEVATNRPAKVTDKVAVRTPKRLVVIKNRDPKVKRTIVLQRRTAPTFDALMDYLSQILQFPVLKIFSTDGRRLDSLAGLILCSGVVVAAGNEPFRLGNYSFQGAGQMAQINSSRNGSANGHLLHHNGSFETEVNHRHKSTETRGTGRVDNEHHAGIVPQDDDIEKSFRVNQDGSMTVEMKVRLTIKEEEMLHWTTTLSRSSLSKGTVCASISESGNSSLDLNNAVAKDSSSFSEDEAKEENHPAGAGKVVGFNDERAYEGYTSTALGEAKTRFKCTPTPGPRQVTKKASVESVKTVRDSGVQKSTLGHYSYMERTADGETTEGYCVVRHSSSSSSSKRPIPKPRKTASVGASNKGSHSSISSSGVAEVLQIQNNGMEVTETVMHIYESQGCYDNYFANEKHSTDGEPSQCSTPVPESKPSIDSGQRSTSNDCDIDFNWQPPTSDSLQRQKEEMLSLSSEPTPTHEIIATNSQIQETVRKDKTKCKTKKKMIKPARNQKSSTSTSSPGKKQKESIVSPSNNSKHSPPDKLSSNASVEKKALSSSESARSGQKSRGAEKSQIKKVSTDEKTLRKEEALKMTTPKGQNVSKAAAKYNGHNVNTPTGRPQMKKNMSDILQPKKSLYPDKKTISKPKVMTGNRIPSPKKSLQLSESFSMPSLNPSPSEIHQYVENWLEKVSPDPVPYTEEAITAESEPRTKIVFQIGGDSELDENSECQSHQDEYYPSPGEAIKASASCLSVPHCHGTTALLHNERYMRGLCVSMPSVRDDPVHQENRLRPHKSAEAIVPADNEAPSSKSNILDSRANIKPVLRELYSSIHCIRSATETNTTSNLEKSNSLPDFSTQVASVLGSSCKAFVSFLSVMTLRDNLTGSAPGDCTQSRSPSEAMLMVESLQKISAIEDEEELRASLTDLQSRASSQFRERWKDFQILRERLDSEPLSSKVSETEFALDLFSERGDAFEDLDELMDELNMPQDLREEISSTIQQAKSFYPVEDSTFVETERNQSDSEEDVETFVKECNDETKQSPEPDTCMAEDTTQTKQDDDNGEIDNLKKMQSVYTKQAKMTTESEQEPEKESEISQTEGDEPLTEKENDKEEGEHIEDREVVKDREDGHTNEIIYDNDDDGDDDDDDDGCGEETEKTEKEDTEEGAVTEVDVKGEEESEKEKGSVEEEEESVQEVDGGAQGNMTVDEEEEGQKLEETEEGLMDAEAQQAREYDSVNETDEREGVDETEEGEYEVDEEERGEECRTEVRQGEEIEEEANEVIEESDQGEEPDEGEIVGNIEEVEEEEEEEEKEADEVIGETDEGEEVGNIEEVEEEEEEEEEADEVIGETDEGEETDEEEEVGDIEQEEEEEQEAGAFTEDVEEETEKGIEVENKEEEMKEVIEEKGEEDEENVVEERDEEEDKTEVVSEEDNEKEDEEEEEREQEVGKDGDDVEVIHIKERGTTDEEEEEDDIDMNIEEEERCDEGEESRKELEKTVNSLEEESEEEKEVVEEIEENMKTGQMLDEEEREDDEEHKSNESNEGLDEDEEQESKDEVQDENGTDDADSITSGTDGKNLLEEASYLLQQSSCDEANGDAKVAEHNTESSTKYSSEGQCEDDKGNGTDTVNELETDEGGEPPEEGRSSLQHPAEISQELLDFVNSALQSSSLIFTYDTQGKIRIETDNTRVTQAKQTVIPKSRQDVLYSLKRLPSPSTSDLSDYRPETSESGGYKTLSVDIVTESGEEGSPVCGRKTDIPNRRTNAERANSKLSVASHTEVLQNAPFKSEGSFSSDSGTKASKEDLSYFSAASSQKADAEPATETTRCISFTPEKDSADGVLIDQGRWLLKENHLIRKSPPVSLGMYSHLDSTSIDTDQENTSKESPSHWKSQHNPLEAISSSELEEMAKPLTPKCTYYNMPHGSDSDPFLDDSSVKSGKKDASSVKGRGFRVSPTIDTSKTWASKNGSLSSFASVEFKMPDSKVHPEEESSAVAKARRTSSGGGRVLQSQDSLDTLPVRCGQYCPIL, encoded by the exons ATGAGCAACACACCCGTCCAGGAGGAGGCCCAGGAGCTGCCTGCTCAGGAATTGTCCTCCGGCAGTGGGCAGACTTTACCCTCCCGACCCTTACAGCCAACCTCTGAGCCCTCATCTTCTAAAAGAGTATGTTTCTACAAAAGTGGTGACTATAAATTCAGTGGGCATCACATGGTCATCAATGCCCGCACTTTCAAGACATTTGATGCTCTGCTAGATGCTCTGTCCAAAAAAGTGCCACTGCCATTTGGAGTGAGGACCATCACCACACCTCGCGGGACCCACCTGGTTAAGGCTTTAGATGGCTTGCATGATGGGGGATCGTATGTGTGTTCTGATCAGAAACGGGTGAAGCCATTTAACCTGGATGAAGTGAACCGGCGGCAGGTACCGTGGAATACTACCAGACCCTTCAGCGCAGGGCGACGAAAACGTCAAGGACCCAAGTTTGGCAGAAGGAATGAAGTCGCCACCAACAGACCAGCAAAGGTCACTGATAAGGTGGCAGTACGGACACCAAAGAGGCTTGTGGTCATCAAGAATAGGGATCCCAAGGTTAAACGCACAATTGTGTTGCAAAGAAGAACAGCACCAACATTTGATGCTTTAATGGATTACCTTTCCCAAATTCTGCAGTTCCCAGTGCTGAAAATCTTCTCTACAGATGGCAGAAGA CTCGATAGTCTTGCAGGACTTATCCTGTGCTCTGGAGTTGTTGTGGCAGCGGGCAACGAGCCATTCAGATTAGGAAACTACAGTTTTCAAGGAGCGGGCCAGATGGCACAA ATAAACAGCTCTCGAAATGGAAGCGCAAACGGCCACCTGCTTCACCACAACGGATCATTTGAAACGGAGGTCAACCATCgtcacaaatcaacagagacaCGTGGAACTGGGAGGGTAGATAACGAGCATCATGCTGGCATTGTACCTCAGGACGATGACATTGAAAAGTCTTTCCGTGTGAATCAAGATGGCAGCATGACAGTGGAGATGAAAGTTCGTCTGACCATTAAAGAGGAGGAGATGCTCCACTGGACTACCACACTCAGCCGCTCCAGCCTTAGCAAGGGGACAGTTTGTGCCTCGATATCTGAGTCGGGCAATAGCTCACTTGACTTAAACAACGCTGTTGCCAAAGATTCCTCTAGCTTCAGTGAAGATGAAGCAAAAGAGGAGAATCATCCCGCTGGAGCTGGAAAGGTTGTCGGCTTTAACGACGAGCGAGCATATGAGGGCTACACTTCCACGGCCTTGGGAGAAGCAAAAACTCGTTTTAAATGCACTCCTACGCCAGGTCCTCGGCAAGTTACGAAGAAGGCGTCTGTTGAGAGTGTGAAGACAGTGAGAGACTCAGGGGTTCAGAAGAGCACACTGGGACATTATTCCTACATGGAGAGGACGGCTGATGGTGAGACAACTGAAGGATACTGTGTTGTcagacacagcagcagcagcagcagcagcaaaaggCCAATCCCAAAACCTCGGAAAACAGCGTCTGTAGGGGCGAGCAACAAAGGCTCCCACTCCTCTATTAGTTCGTCAGGAGTAGCTGAGGTCCTTCAGATACAGAATAACGGGATGGAGGTTACAGAGACTGTGATGCATATTTATGAGAGTCAAGGCTGCTACGACAACTATTTTGCAAATGAGAAACATAGCACAGATGGTGAACCTTCGCAATGTTCCACTCCAGTGCCAGAAAGTAAACCATCCATTGACTCAGGGCAGCGTTCAACCAGCAATGATTGTGATATAGATTTTAACTGGCAGCCACCCACAAGTGACTCActacaaagacagaaagaggagaTGTTATCATTGTCATCAGAGCCAACCCCAACACATGAGATCATTGCAACAAACTCCCAAATACAGGAGACAGtaagaaaagacaaaactaaatgtaagacaaagaaaaagatgaTTAAACCTGCTCGGAATCAGAAGAGTTCAACTTCAACAAGCAGCCCaggtaaaaaacaaaaggaaagcaTTGTAAGCCCCTCAAACAATAGCAAACATTCACCTCCAGACAAGCTCAGCAGCAATGCCAGTGTGGAAAAAAAGGCTTTAAGTTCATCAGAAAGTGCTAGAAGTGGTCAAAAGAGTAGAGGAGCAGAAAAGTCTCAAATTAAGAAAGTGAGTACAGATGAAAAGACGTTAAGGAAGGAGGAAGCCTTAAAAATGACTACACCTAAGGGACAAAACGTGAGTAAAGCAGCTGCTAAATATAATGGCCATAATGTAAATACTCCAACTGGAAGGCCTCAAATGAAGAAGAACATGTCAGACATTTTACAACCCAAAAAATCACTTTATCCTGACAAAAAGACAATTAGCAAGCCCAAAGTCATGACTGGAAACAGAATACCATCACCTAAAAAGTCTTTACAGTTGAGTGAGAGTTTTTCAATGCCCTCTCTCAATCCTTCACCCTCTGAAATCCACCAATATGTTGAGAACTGGTTGGAGAAAGTCAGCCCTGACCCAGTGCCATACACCGAGGAGGCCATCACAGCTGAATCAGAGCCTCGGACAAAAATTGTGTTTCAGATAGGCGGTGATTCCGAATTAGATGAAAATAGTGAATGCCAGAGTCATCAGGATGAGTATTATCCATCACCCGGCGAGGCTATCAAGGCATCAGCGTCCTGTCTATCAGTACCTCATTGTCATGGAACTACAGCTCTGCTGCACAATGAACGATATATGAGAGGTTTATGTGTTTCAATGCCGAGTGTCAGAGACGACCCTGTGCACCAGGAGAACAGACTGAGGCCACACAAATCTGCAGAGGCCATCGTTCCAGCTGACAATGAAGCCCCTTCATCTAAATCCAACATTTTGGATTCGAGAGCAAATATAAAACCTGTCCTGCGGGAACTTTATTCATCTATTCACTGCATCAGAAGTGCAACTGAAACCAACACAACATCCAACCTTGAGAAGTCCAACAGCCTTCCTGATTTCTCAACACAAGTGGCATCAGTGTTGGGCTCGTCATGTAAAGCCTTTGTGTCATTCTTATCAGTGATGACTCTGCGAGATAACCTAACAGGATCTGCGCCGGGAGACTGCACCCAATCAAGAAGCCCCTCAGAGGCCATGCTGATGGTGGAATCCCTGCAAAAGATTTCTGCCATCGAGGACGAGGAAGAGCTGAGGGCTAGTTTGACGGATCTACAGAGCAGAGCATCTTCTCAGTTCAGAGAACGCTGGAAGGATTTCCAGATTCTGAGGGAAAGGCTTGACAGTGAACCGCTGTCTTCCAAAGTTTCAGAAACAGAATTTGCGCTGGATCTTTTCTCCGAAAGGGGTGATGCATTTGAGGATCTTGACGAGCTGATGGATGAGCTGAATATGCCGCAAGACCTCAGAGAAGAGATTTCTTCAACAATCCAACAAGCTAAAAGTTTTTACCCTGTAGAGGACAGCACTTTTGTAGAAACTGAAAGAAACCAATCGGACTCAGAGGAAGATGTGGAAACATTTGTTAAAGAATGCAACGATGAAACAAAACAATCACCTGAGCCTGATACCTGCATGGCTGAGGACACTACTCAGACAAAACAGGATGATGATAATGGAGAGATAGATAACTTAAAGAAAATGCAATCTGTGTATACTAAACAGGCCAAGATGACGACCGAGTCAGAGCAAGAACCTGAGAAAGAATCAGAAATATCCCAGACAGAAGGAGATGAGCCCttaacagagaaagaaaatgacaaGGAAGAAGGGGAACACATAGAGGATAGGGAGGTGGTGAAGGACAGAGAGGATGGACATACAAATGAGATAATttatgataatgatgatgatggtgatgatgatgatgatgatgatggttgtgGTGAAGAGactgaaaagacagaaaaggaaGATACAGAAGAGGGGGCAGTGACAGAAGTGGATGTCAAGGGAGAGGAGGAATCAGAAAAGGAAAAGGGAAgtgtagaggaggaggaggaatctGTTCAGGAAGTAGATGGAGGGGCACAGGGAAATATGACAgtggatgaagaggaagaggggcAGAAATTAGAAGAAACAGAGGAGGGATTAATGGATGCAGAAGCTCAACAAGCAAGAGAGTATGATAGTGTTAATGAGACAGATGAGAGAGAGGGTGTTgatgagacagaggaaggggagtATGAGGTTGATGAAGAAGAAAGGGGGGAGGAATGTAGAACTGAGGTGAGGCAAGGTGAAGAGATTGAAGAAGAGGCAAATGAGGTTATTGAGGAGTCAGATCAAGGAGAGGAA CCAGATGAAGGAGAGATAGTAGGAAATATCGAagaagtggaggaggaggaggaggaagaggaaaaagaagcaGATGAGGTTATTGGGGAGACAGATGAAGGAGAAGAAGTAGGAAATATTGAAGAagttgaggaggaggaggaagaggaagaagaagcagaTGAGGTTATTGGGGAGACAGATGAAGGAGAAGAA ActgatgaagaagaggaagtAGGAGATATTGaacaagaagaggaggaggaacaaGAAGCAGGTGCGTTTACTGAAGATGTTGAGGAGGAAACAGAGAAAGGTATTGAGGTGGAAAACAAAGAAGAGGAAATGAAGGAGGTTATTGAGGAGAAAGGTgaggaagatgaagaaaatGTTGTTGAGGAaagagatgaggaagaggacAAAACCGAGGTGGTTAGTGAGGAAGACAATGAGaaggaagatgaggaggaggaagagagagaacaagaggTGGGGAAGGATGGGGATGACGTTGAGGTCATACATATAAAAGAAAGGGGGACGacagatgaggaagaggaagaagatgacATTGATATGAATatagaagaggaagagaggtgTGACGAGGGTGAGGAGAGCAGGAAAGAGCTGGAGAAAACAGTAAATAGTCTTGAGGAAGAatcagaagaagagaaagaagttgTAGAGGAGATTgaagaaaacatgaaaacagGGCAAATGCTagatgaagaggagagggaagatGATGAAGAACACAAAAGTAATGAGTCAAATGAGGGGTTAGACGAGGATGAAGAGCAAGAATCAAAGGATGAGGTACAGGACGAAAATGGTACTGATGATGCAGACAGTATTACTAGTGGTACAGATGGTAAAAACCTACTAGAGGAGGCTTCGTATTTGCTGCAGCAGAGTAGCTGTGATGAAGCAAATGGAGACGCAAAGGTAGCAGAACACAACACTGAATCATCAACCAAATATTCCTCTGAGGGTCAGTGTGAGGATGATAAAGGTAATGGAACAGACACAGTTAATGAACTTGAAACAGACGAGGGAGGGGAGCCTCCCGAGGAAGGACGCAGTAGTCTACAACACCCAGCGGAAATATCACAGGAATTACTTGACTTTGTTAACTCTGCCCTGCAGTCCTCTTCACTTATATTCACGTACGACACTCAGGGGAAAATCAGGATAGAGACAGATAACACTCGAGTTACACAAGCTAAACAAACTGTTATTCCAAAAAGTAGACAGGATGTTTTGTACAGCTTAAAGCGTCTCCCGAGCCCGAGCACTTCAGATTTGTCTGATTACAGGCCAGAAACGTCAGAGAGTGGTGGATATAAAACTCTGTCTGTAGATATTGTCACTGAGAGTGGAGAAGAGGGTTCTCCAGTCTGCGGACGTAAGACTGATATCCCTAACAGGAGAACAAATGCGGAGCGAGCTAACTCCAAACTGTCTGTTGCAAGTCATACAGAAGTCTTGCAAAATGCCCCGTTCAAAAGTGAAGGGAGTTTCTCTTCTGACTCAGGCACCAAAGCCTCAAAGGAGGATCTGTCTTATTTCAGTGCTGCGAGCTCACAAAAGGCAGATGCCGAACCTGCCACAGAGACCACACGGTGCATTTCTTTCACCCCAGAAAAAGACTCAGCTGATGGGGTTTTGATCGACCAAGGTAGATGGCTGCTCAAGGAGAATCACCTTATCAGAAAATCCCCTCCAGTCTCCCTGGGAATGTACAGTCATTTAGATAGCACATCTATAGATACAGATCAGGAGAACACTAGCAAAGAGTCCCCATCGCATTGGAAATCCCAGCACAACCCTCTTGAAGCCATATCCTCATCAGAGCTTGAGGAGATGGCGAAGCCTCTAACACCGAAGTGCACCTACTACAACATGCCACATGGAAGCGATTCTGACCCCTTTTTGGATGATTCCAGTGTCAAAAGTGGGAAAAAAGATGCAAGCAGTGTCAAAGGGAGGGGTTTCAGGGTGTCACCTACGATTGATACGTCCAAAACCTGGGCAAGTAAAAATGGTAGTCTGTCTTCATTTGCATCAgttgagtttaaaatgccagaCAGTAAAGTGCATCCTGAGGAGGAGTCCTCAGCTGTGGCAAAGGCAAGACGGACATCTAGTGGAGGAGGACGTGTACTGCAATCACAAGACTCCCTTGACACGCTACCTGTGAGATGTGGCCAATACTGCCCCAtactataa